The Leishmania major strain Friedlin complete genome, chromosome 28 genome includes a region encoding these proteins:
- a CDS encoding putative sodium/sulphate symporter gives MKFGKRLQDEIVLEWADYYVSYKRLKQFIHNSELRGSEFSHELLNIITEELAKAEGLFQQLMTDLQEEHDRLMKMHPDLPVAPVIKPRKFHRRKKGSSANDEAPNEETGFVSTATSSVCDPSVLDGEVVPRHQRTGLGALLKRLFLLLIGDSQVKEVESNTPRALFLEWHSNAHQLQHFAELNLEAIRKSAKKLKKYRRMEDDCTAAIEAELARSRLVTLMPRLRNLLLDVSVDFERKFKVPLDQYANVAMSQEWHARWRYIFVGAALFLVVKRLPVLTEEPAAHNCLALFVLIITLWITEAIPFFCTAMLIPLFAVPLHIVMDPTKRESATATVASQIILGKLFNHVQILVMGGLTIAKAFSRTNLEMYAASMLHRWTAHRPSLYLLGVMLSSCLLCAFVSNVAAPLLVLGVVQRTLWEFPEGTNAPHGILLGLAFACNVGGMLSPIASPQNAVAISALSFYKVSFAQWVGVALPVVLFSVVAAWAVVLIVWRPFVDVPYIPLQVVNTAAEEQVSSATRVVVLVVSAITITLWILPANLFFGDTGIVALIPIVVFFGIGILSKEDFNTLSWHLMFLLAGGNMLGLCARDSRLLDIIAMSMKSTLTDSPPYLTLLVVLVAMGVITTFVSHTVAAMILLPIIVKIGFLMPESTGVMAVTPQSMVMLSALMCSGAMAFPISSFPNVNSLLAEDSKGKLYLRAKDFLFCGTVITLVFTACLVTWMVPLTNYVLPADH, from the coding sequence ATGAAGTTCGGAAAGCGCCTGCAGGACGAGATTGTGCTGGAGTGGGCCGACTACTACGTCAGTTACAAGCGTCTCAAACAGTTCATTCACAACTCCGAgctccgcggcagcgagtTCAGCCATGAACTCTTGAACATCATAACAGAGGAACTCGCGAAGGCAGAGGGCCTCTTTCAGCAGCTCATGACGGACctgcaggaggagcacgACAGACTCATGAAGATGCATCCCGACCTCCCTGTGGCCCCGGTGATAAAGCCGCGCAAGTTCCACCGCCGCAAGAAGGGCAGCAGTGCGAACGATGAAGCACCAAACGAGGAGACAGGGTTTgtgagcaccgccaccagctccgTGTGTGACCCGTCAGTTTTGGACGGGGAGGTGGTGCCGCGTCACCAGCGCACCGGCCTTGGCGCGCTCCTCAAACGACTTTTCTTACTGCTCATTGGTGACTCGCAGGTGAAGGAAGTGGAGAGCAATACGCCGCGTGCACTCTTCCTCGAGTGGCACTCCAACGCgcatcagctgcagcacttcGCGGAGCTAAACCTTGAGGCCATCCGCAAGTCCGCGAAGAAGCTGAAGAAGTATCGCCGCATGGAAGACGACTGCACGGCTGCCATCGAGGCCGAGCTCGCCCGCTCGCGGCTGGTCACCCTCATGCCGCGTCTGCGCAACCTCTTGTTAGACGTAAGCGTGGACTTTGAACGCAAGTTCAAGGTACCGCTGGACCAGTACGCCAACGTGGCCATGTCGCAGGAGTGGCATGCGAGGTGGCGCTACATCTTCGTTGGGGCCGCGCTGTTCCTGGTGGTGAAGCGGCTGCCAGTACTAACGGAGGAGCCGGCGGCCCACAACTGCCTGGCCCTTTTCGTGCTCATAATCACACTATGGATCACCGAGGCGATTCCGTTCTTCTGCACAGCCATGCTCATTCCGCTCTTCGCTGTTCCGCTGCACATCGTCATGGACCCGACAAAGCGCGAGagcgcgacagcgacggtggcgtcgcaGATCATCTTGGGTAAGCTCTTCAATCATGTTCAGATTCTCGTAATGGGCGGTCTCACCATCGCCAAGGCGTTTTCGCGCACGAACCTGGAGATGTATGCTGCGAGTATGCTGCATCGGTGGACGGCACACCGCCCGTCGCTTTATTTGCTTGGTGTGATGCTGTCCAGCTGCCTCTTGTGTGCCTTCGTGTCCAACGTGGCGgccccgctgctggtgctcggGGTagtgcagcgcacgctgtGGGAGTTCCCAGAGGGGACGAACGCGCCGCACGGCATCTTGCTGGGCCTCGCCTTTGCGTGCAACGTCGGCGGCATGCTCTCGCCCATCGCTTCTCCGCAgaacgccgtcgccatcTCAGCGCTGAGCTTCTATAAAGTATCCTTCGCGCAGTGGGTCGGCGTCGCCCTCCCGGTCGTGCTCTTCAGTGTGGTCGCCGCGTGGGCAGTTGTGCTGATTGTATGGCGGCCGTTTGTCGATGTCCCGTATATCCCGCTGCAGGTTGTAAACAccgcggcagaggagcagGTGTCTTCCGCGACgcgcgtggtggtgctggtcgTGTCGGCTATCACAATCACGCTCTGGATCCTGCCGGCCAATCTGTTCTTTGGCGACACCGGCATCGTGGCTCTCATCCCGATTGTCGTGTTTTTTGGTATCGGTATCTTGTCCAAGGAAGACTTCAACACGCTCTCCTGGCATCTAATGTTCTTGCTTGCCGGAGGTAACATGCTGGGGCTGTGCGCTCGAGACTCTCGCTTGCTTGACATCATTGCTATGAGCATGAAGTCAACCCTGACAGACTCGCCGCCGTACCTCACGCTGTTGGTGGTGCTCGTCGCCATGGGCGTCATCACGACCTTCGTGTCTCACACGGTGGCGGCTATGATCTTGCTACCTATCATTGTGAAGATCGGCTTCCTCATGCCCGAGTCCACTGGTGTCATGGCCGTCACTCCACAGTCGATGGTCATGCTGTCTGCCTTGATGTGCTCCGGTGCCATGGCATTCCCTATCAGTTCCTTCCCCAACGTGAACTCGCTGCTGGCCGAAGATTCGAAGGGTAAGTTGTACTTGCGAGCGAAGGACTTCCTCTTTTGTGGTACGGTCATTACGCTGGTGTTCACGGCGTGCCTTGTGACATGGATGGTGCCCCTCACCAACTACGTGCTCCCTGCCGACCATTGA
- a CDS encoding putative glutamate dehydrogenase gives MASGCLKYASVDDFIAKCILSRDPYQPEFTQAVREVMTSLWPFLQKNPKYTQDGLLERIVEPERVIQFRVPWVDDKGVTHVNRAFRVQFNSAIGPYKGGMRFHPSVNLSILKFLGFEQTFKNSLTTLPMGGGKGGADFDPKGKSDCEVMRFCQSLVAELYRHIGADTDVPAGDIGVGSREVGYMNGMYWKLRNTNECTFTGKGLAFQGSAIRPEATGYGLVYFVQSMLTHVNDSLEGKTVLVSGSGNVAQYAIEKCMELGAKVITASDSKGYIQDPSGFDKVKLAKLMKLKNECRGTLEEYARETGVTYVPGKRPWCVKADIALPCATQNEIEGADAKTMLTNGVKLVAEGANMPTTEEATEIFQKAGVLFAPGKASNAGGVAISGLEMSQNAARLVWDAEEVDSRLRSIMSSIHDSCVQYGEKDGKVSYVDGANIAGFVKVADAMLALGIV, from the coding sequence ATGGCCTCGGGTTGTCTCAAGTATGCGTCTGTGGACGACTTCATCGCGAAGTGCATCTTGTCTCGCGACCCGTATCAGCCTGAATTCACGCAGGCTGTCCGCGAGGTGATGACGTCGCTGTGGCCGTTCCTGCAGAAGAACCCCAAGTACACTCAGGATGGCCTGCTGGAGCGCATTGTGGAGCCGGAGCGCGTGATTCAGTTCCGTGTCCCTTGGGTGGATGACAAGGGCGTCACCCACGTCAACCGCGCCTTCCGCGTCCAGTTCAACTCTGCCATCGGCCCCTACAAGGGAGGCATGCGTTTTCACCCCTCCGTCAACCTCTCTATCCTCAAGTTCCTTGGCTTCGAGCAGACCTTCAAGAACTCACTCACGACGCTGCCCATGGGTGGTGGCAAGGGCGGTGCCGACTTCGACCCGAAGGGCAAGAGCGACTGCGAGGTGATGCGCTTCTGCCAGTCACTCGTGGCGGAGCTCTATCGGCACATCGGCGCCGACACGGACGTGCCGGCGGGCGACATCGGCGTCGGTAGTCGCGAGGTGGGCTACATGAACGGCATGTACTGGAAGCTGCGGAACACGAACGAGTGCACCTTTACCGGTAAGGGCCTCGCCTTCCAGGGCAGTGCAATCCGCCCTGAGGCTACGGGGTACGGCCTCGTGTACTTCGTGCAGTCGATGCTGACGCACGTCAACGACTCGCTCGAGGGAAAGACTGTCCTCGTGTCGGGCTCCGGCAACGTTGCGCAGTACGCGATCGAGAAGTGCATGGAGCTCGGAGCGAAGGTCATTACAGCTTCCGACTCAAAGGGCTACATACAAGACCCGAGCGGCTTCGACAAGGTGAAGTTGGCGAAGCTGATGAAGCTGAAGAACGAGTGCCGTGGGACGCTGGAGGAATACGCGAGGGAGACGGGCGTCACGTACGTGCCGGGCAAGCGCCCGTGGTGTGTGAAAGCCGATATCGCCCTCCCGTGCGCCACACAGAACGAGATCGAGGGGGCCGACGCCAAGACGATGTTGACGAACGGCGTGAAGCTGGTCGCCGAGGGTGCCAACATGCCGACGACGGAGGAAGCTACGGAGATCTTCCAGAAAGCGGGTGTACTGTTCGCCCCTGGCAAGGCCTCCAACGCCGGTGGCGTGGCCATCTCCGGGCTTGAGATGTCGCAGAACGCGGCGCGCCTGGTGTGGGACGCCGAGGAGGTCGACagccgcctgcgcagcatcATGTCCAGCATCCACGACTCGTGCGTGCAGTACGGCGAAAAGGATGGCAAGGTCAGCTATGTGGACGGCGCAAACATTGCTGGCTTTGTGAAGGTGGCGGATGCCATGCTGGCTCTCGGCATCGTCTAG